A region of Paenibacillus thiaminolyticus DNA encodes the following proteins:
- a CDS encoding asparagine synthase-related protein, with protein MGAVAGIYHLQHDKLEPGLGRQMIDALRRFPADYVSSWSNGSLFLGSLQQCITPQSINEVLPCYDPVTSLAITSDAIIDNRDELADQLQLSKQARQTITDSQLILQAYMKWGHDMPKHLVGDFAFIIWDGRDRTMFGARDFSGTRTLYFHQSPELFSFCTIMEPLLTLPHVKRDLNEHWISQFLAIPITTDAVDSFSTVYQSIKQIPPSHSIFVANGKVIFQQYCRLQHTEKLVLTSNEEYEEALRDVFQTAVQARLRTFRQVGAHLSGGLDSGSVVSFAAPMLKANNKSLYTFSYYPIEGFSDFTSCSRFADEREYIRSTAEHVGNIEMNVSSYPSSNPYSVIDEWLDTLEMPYKFFENSFWLKGIYEQASARDIGVMLTGQRGNWTISWGPAMDYQASLLRKGRLVSFFWEHRRYCQSLGANPWKVLQIVGKKSFPWLAPLIAPGDDPALPVLINPDFASKTNVTDHMKACGMDVWGSSTQNAYDIRKDHFNQLYFWNINGTIGTKLSLKHKIWDRDPTNDLRVVRFCLSVPDEQFVQQGVDRSLIRRATARYLPDKVRLNRKRRGVQGADGVFRLMPDWSGLIRELEQMIGDPRTCYYLNAPLLRELLNEIRHRPRPELAFDLKFRVLMRGFIFHKFLSRIS; from the coding sequence TGATCCGGTTACATCGCTCGCCATTACTTCGGATGCGATTATTGATAACCGGGACGAATTAGCAGACCAGCTGCAACTATCCAAGCAGGCTCGACAGACCATAACGGACAGCCAGCTTATTCTCCAAGCGTATATGAAATGGGGCCATGATATGCCCAAACATCTCGTCGGGGATTTCGCTTTCATCATTTGGGATGGCAGGGATCGCACGATGTTTGGCGCAAGGGATTTTTCCGGAACACGGACCCTTTACTTTCATCAATCCCCGGAACTGTTCTCATTCTGTACAATCATGGAACCACTGCTTACGCTGCCACATGTGAAAAGAGACTTGAACGAACACTGGATTTCCCAATTCCTTGCTATCCCCATCACGACAGACGCCGTAGATTCTTTTTCTACCGTGTATCAATCCATCAAGCAGATCCCCCCTTCGCATTCCATTTTCGTTGCCAATGGGAAAGTAATCTTTCAACAATATTGCCGTCTGCAGCATACTGAGAAGCTTGTGCTTACAAGCAACGAGGAATACGAGGAAGCGCTCCGGGATGTTTTCCAGACTGCGGTTCAGGCTCGGTTAAGAACGTTCCGCCAGGTTGGAGCACATCTAAGCGGCGGACTTGATTCCGGTTCGGTTGTAAGCTTTGCCGCACCGATGTTGAAAGCCAACAACAAGTCTCTCTATACCTTCAGCTATTATCCGATCGAAGGCTTTTCCGATTTCACTTCATGCAGCCGTTTTGCGGATGAAAGAGAATACATACGGTCCACGGCGGAGCATGTAGGCAATATCGAGATGAATGTATCCAGTTATCCGTCAAGCAACCCTTACTCCGTCATAGACGAATGGCTTGATACGCTGGAGATGCCATATAAATTTTTCGAGAACTCTTTTTGGCTTAAAGGAATCTATGAACAAGCCTCTGCCCGGGACATCGGGGTTATGCTGACCGGACAGAGGGGGAACTGGACCATTTCCTGGGGGCCCGCCATGGATTACCAAGCCAGTCTGCTAAGGAAGGGGCGTCTCGTGTCGTTCTTCTGGGAGCACAGACGTTATTGCCAATCGCTTGGGGCGAATCCCTGGAAAGTGCTTCAAATCGTCGGCAAAAAGAGCTTTCCTTGGCTCGCCCCGCTGATTGCTCCGGGAGACGATCCTGCGCTGCCGGTCTTGATTAACCCGGACTTCGCCAGCAAAACCAATGTAACCGACCACATGAAGGCCTGCGGCATGGACGTCTGGGGATCATCGACTCAGAACGCGTATGACATCCGCAAGGATCATTTTAATCAGCTGTACTTTTGGAATATTAACGGAACGATCGGCACAAAGCTTTCCCTTAAGCATAAAATCTGGGACAGGGATCCCACTAATGATCTGCGGGTCGTCCGCTTCTGTCTGTCGGTGCCTGATGAACAGTTCGTTCAGCAAGGCGTCGACCGTTCACTCATACGCAGGGCAACCGCCCGCTACCTCCCCGACAAGGTGAGATTGAATCGCAAAAGACGCGGCGTCCAGGGCGCTGACGGCGTGTTCAGGCTCATGCCTGACTGGAGTGGATTGATCCGTGAGCTTGAACAGATGATTGGCGATCCGCGAACTTGTTATTATCTGAATGCCCCCCTGCTTCGTGAACTGCTGAACGAGATCCGCCATCGCCCGCGGCCGGAGCTTGCGTTCGATCTCAAGTTCCGCGTGCTGATGCGCGGGTTCATCTTTCATAAATTCCTGTCAAGAATCTCTTGA